A genomic region of Trichothermofontia sichuanensis B231 contains the following coding sequences:
- the ybeY gene encoding rRNA maturation RNase YbeY gives MIAVDLNLQDHYTAREAMRSIQGDGVRLSQLDLTPDRWQSWFQQWLQILQPPLAPGGYELSLRLTDDAEIQQLNADYRQQDQPTDVLAFAALEVEAPVIPDRSTEPLYLGDLVISIDTAQRQAQAAGHDLTIELAWLAAHGLLHLLGWDHPDEAQLTAMLTQQAQLLSAIGLPPPAIEQDVPTLKAQQTDV, from the coding sequence ATGATTGCAGTAGACCTCAATCTCCAGGACCATTACACCGCGCGGGAGGCGATGCGCTCTATCCAGGGGGATGGAGTGAGGCTGTCTCAGCTTGACCTGACGCCCGATCGCTGGCAAAGCTGGTTTCAACAGTGGCTCCAAATCCTACAACCGCCCCTCGCCCCTGGAGGATATGAGTTGAGCCTGCGGCTAACGGATGATGCCGAAATCCAACAACTCAATGCCGACTATCGCCAGCAAGACCAGCCAACGGATGTCCTGGCCTTTGCAGCGCTGGAGGTTGAGGCACCCGTGATCCCCGATCGCTCGACAGAACCTCTCTATCTGGGCGACCTGGTGATTTCGATCGACACGGCCCAACGACAGGCCCAAGCGGCTGGCCATGATCTCACGATCGAACTGGCCTGGTTAGCGGCCCACGGATTGCTGCACCTTCTGGGGTGGGATCATCCGGATGAGGCACAATTAACGGCGATGCTCACCCAACAGGCCCAGTTACTCAGCGCGATCGGGTTACCCCCGCCGGCAATAGAACAGGATGTCCCAACCCTCAAAGCCCAGCAAACGGATGTTTAG
- a CDS encoding DUF3285 domain-containing protein, producing the protein MTQPASSPVPVVPGETDLTDPASAHPHGEAPAIAPPPQAAIAPPSGSYVKLAMRNMVRKRRQSLVHFSLTTIGLLAFLVGISYLTR; encoded by the coding sequence ATGACCCAACCTGCTTCGTCTCCCGTTCCGGTTGTCCCAGGCGAGACCGACCTCACCGACCCAGCCAGTGCACATCCCCACGGTGAGGCTCCCGCGATCGCGCCGCCGCCGCAAGCGGCAATCGCGCCGCCCAGCGGTAGCTATGTCAAATTGGCCATGCGGAATATGGTGCGTAAGCGCAGGCAGTCGCTCGTGCATTTCTCCCTGACCACGATCGGCCTCCTTGCCTTCCTGGTGGGTATCTCCTATCTCACCCGCTAG